Within Dromaius novaehollandiae isolate bDroNov1 chromosome 15, bDroNov1.hap1, whole genome shotgun sequence, the genomic segment ACGATGCTATTAGGAGAAACATTAAGAGCATGTTTCATCTTCAACAGTGGCAAGCTGGGTGGAATTTGCAATGCATCAAATGGGGCCTGTATtagtctcatttgaaaaaagaaactagttctAGCCTTCTTCCTGGTGAAGGTACAGTTTCTAGGCTGAACTGGTATTAAACCAAAGCAAATGATGTGCAAGGGCTGAGAAGAAGGTGTTGGTGGAGGCTTAGGATAACTTAAAGGCCTCCCCTAGTGTAAACTGCCTAAAAGCTTTTGTGCAGGATAACCCGACAGCTGAGATGAGAAGAATGTAGAGTGGAAAAATTAGAAGGCCAGAAAACTGTAAAAAGGCTGCTGAAGTTGGGAGTGCCATGGAATTCATGGTTTCCTGGGCAAAGCCAGGCGTTTAGGCAGGTCAGCTGTGTCACAGGCTGAGATGGAAACATTTTTATTGGTGCTAAGGTACTACATCAGTGACCTGAAAACTGTGGATTAAGAGAGTAAGATGTTAGTATTGTTCATAATCCATTGCTATTGATCTTTAAGACTCTTGGAAGTGGCTTATTAGTATTAATACAGTCATAAAGTGTCTGCTAACAGCGTGCCTTTGGGAGCGTGGTCCTGTTTTTCCTGAACTAAATGGCAAAAACTGCCTCTCACTTTAGCGGTAACAGGAACAAGACCTACGAAATAAGGTCACTTGCAGTAAGACACAAAATTCTGGAATCCAACTACTCTTGGATTATTTTAGCTATTCACAGGGGCAGTATTTAATTTTAGAGATCCCTTAGATACATCAGTTTGCAGAGTTGAAAGGGCGATGTTTTCATATTCCTCTTGTGATGCTGAGCATCTGCAGCGGTGAACTAATACTACCAAATCCTTCTGAAAATTCCTGTTGAGAAATCCGTAAAAGATGGGATTGATACAAGTTGAGATCATCGCCACGAGGTGGCACAGTATAAATGCTAGATTATGGTTACAGttcatgagtgcctcatagttccaGTCAAAAACAACATTGAATATATTGAGAGGCAACCAGCAAGCTGCGAAGGTCACAACAATTGATATCAACATCATATTAATCCTTTTGTTTTCACTTAGTCTGCTCACATTCTCTCTCATCCTATCTATTTTACTATGTCTCTTCCGGAGACGTACAAATATCTTGAGATAGCAGATAAAAATAAACACCAGTGGGAAGCAGTACTGGAAAACCAACAGACTAGTGGTAAAAATCAGTCGTTCCATAACAGATGGCCATGCTTCGATGCAAGCAACTTTGTTCTTGTAGAAGTCACTATGGAAAGATAGTTGTTTGAAGGGTTCATCAGTTAATTggtgaaatattaaaaaaggaatGGATATTATAAGGGAAAACCCCCAGATGAAAATAATTCCCCAGTACGCGTGGGAAATATTAGGCTTCCAGCCACGTGGGTTCACAATTAACTGGTATCTCTCAATAGCAATCAGTACTAGGGAGAAAATGGAGACTGAGACAGATATACTTTGTATGAAAGAGCTTATTTTACACATAGCTTCCCCAAATATCCAGTAGTCCATTAAGGTATATGCAACTGTGACAGGAATGCACACAATACAGATTAAGACATCCGATAAAGAGAGATTGGCAATCAAGATGTTTGTAACATTTTGAGTTTCTTTCTGCCTCTTTATTATAATAATCAGGCAAAGATTTCCAAAAAGCCCTACTATTGTAACTAAAGCGTAAGCTGTAATAAGCAAGAATACTGCAGGAAAGGAAGGCTGACATGCatcaaaatttaaaaactgaGAATAGCTGTTATTTAAGATAGTTTGATTAGACAAAACCTCACTAGGATGCCGAATGGCTTTATCCATCATGAAGCATCTCCCAAACTATGGACAAATCTTAGCTATAAAGATTTTGCATGTACATCTGTGTGTGCCCCTCCCCTTACTATTTGTAAGAGATTTTGCTTGGAGCTTTCCAAGGCTGTGATTAATATGAGTCTGTCTTTGTATTAGATTTGCTCAAAGTTTCACAACTACTTACAGCAGTGAAGaatcctgaaaagaaaagcaaatggtaTTGTTTTTGTATAGGTATCTGTATGGGGGTGGATGCTACTTTTTCTGCACTGATAGTGTTACAGAACCATAGATCTCTTTTACATAACTGACTGTGATGTATGAGAAATGGCAGTGACAGCTCTGTTTAAAGTTACATGATGATTTTCATACAAACCCTCTTTTATCAACTGTGGATAAATTTTGCCTTccaagacaaaatattttaagatttgtCTCAGCCAAAGATTTAGCAAGGCTTGAAGAATTTTGATGAGAAaagtctgctgcttttttattatcagaaaaatgaagaatcaGGTCCTGCCATCAAATGGCTAACATTAcacctatttttttctctaaaactgTATAACAATGTGATAATGAGATAATATGCCAAATGCCTCTTAATTCAAAAAGATGTGTGCCTGAGCATAAGTGATATTCAACACACTTATGAATGACATGTTTATGGGAGTTTCCTTTTCAGCATATGTATATGTTAAAGATGGCATGTGCTCATCACTCAATCTAATCTGAGAAAAATGT encodes:
- the LOC112984251 gene encoding neuropeptide Y receptor type 6-like, which codes for MMDKAIRHPSEVLSNQTILNNSYSQFLNFDACQPSFPAVFLLITAYALVTIVGLFGNLCLIIIIKRQKETQNVTNILIANLSLSDVLICIVCIPVTVAYTLMDYWIFGEAMCKISSFIQSISVSVSIFSLVLIAIERYQLIVNPRGWKPNISHAYWGIIFIWGFSLIISIPFLIFHQLTDEPFKQLSFHSDFYKNKVACIEAWPSVMERLIFTTSLLVFQYCFPLVFIFICYLKIFVRLRKRHSKIDRMRENVSRLSENKRINMMLISIVVTFAACWLPLNIFNVVFDWNYEALMNCNHNLAFILCHLVAMISTCINPIFYGFLNRNFQKDLVVLVHRCRCSASQEEYENIALSTLQTDVSKGSLKLNTAPVNS